Genomic DNA from Prunus persica cultivar Lovell chromosome G1, Prunus_persica_NCBIv2, whole genome shotgun sequence:
AATGATTGATCTGGTATTGTGTGAAAGACAAGTGTACGATTCAAAGGTTTCACTAATTCCAGATGACATCGTAAAGGAAGAACTCGCCCCGCTATCAATTACGCTTCCAAATCTTCTCAACACCATCGACTTTTATGAAGAAGGTGTTTATGCAAACAATTGCAGCCGAGATTGGTAGTGTCCGTGGCCAATAGAGCGTGTGGATGTTCCACAACAATCTAATGAGTAAGCACAACttgcaatttaattttattactttcaATTGTCAATTACGTTACAATGTCATTAGTTGAATTGATCgagttcttgttttgcttcagaGGCGATTGTGGCATGTTTGTGTTAAAGTACATTGAGCTTTTCAGCGCTGAGCTTCCGTTAGCTACTTGCACCTCGCAGAACATGCCTTTTTTTCGGTTGAAATTGGCTGCGGAGATAACAAGGGGAGATGCTTACTTTCCATGATATTggttgaagatgacaaatggTACATGAGAAGGTTTTGGGAATGTCCATTCTCAAACTAATGTAAATACACAATAGAGACGTACGGGTCCTTATCGAATTCTACCGCTAACTCCTTCATGACATTTACATGTTTGATAACCAAACTGcattgaattggaattttaagactgcatatgtgaattgggatttgaagatGGCTTTTTAAGTGTATTACATCATTGCGCTGCAATATGTCATTGTTGATGCAAGCCACCATTAATCGCAATGTGTTGCATCATAATAGGTGTCTAAACATGCGAAAGGTTTTCCGCAGCTCGGTAGCATACAAGTAGAAACAAAGACAATATACACAAAATGAACAACAATTCACAAACGCACCGACAAGCAATACACACACAACAGACaaacaatatacacacaattgGCCTGCCATATACAGAgaatagacatgcaatatacacacagtagacatgcaatatacacacaatagacatgcaatatacacacaatactCCCTTAACacacacaatagacatgcCCTTGCCCACAATAATGATGCAATATACTTCAGTCCCCAAGTACACCAACCATAGGGAAGTCGTATTCAATAGGATATTAAACTTAACAGTTGTTCTTCctactaaaagaaagaataaggtCCGTTTCCCCCCTTCATTCTTACTTGAGTGATACTTGTGGCCCCAATAAACATCCAATTTTGGAGCAATGATATTCCATATACATGCAGCAAACTATCAATAAACCTttaataaaccttcaatacaCATTCATTATCGTTTCTATAAcatgcgaaatacatgcagttacaaaatattacaaaatgggTTTAGGGTCTCATTGGTGGTGCCTGCAACATGTCTTGTGCGGGAGAACTTTCACAATCTTTTAAACCGTGCAGTTAAATGATCATTataagaacaaataaaatgacaattgATAGAACTAATAAAACTAATACCAAGTCCTTAATGGACTTCAGCATGTTCAGCACTCTAGCATCATACGTGTCATCTTGATGTTCTGCTTCAGCGGAGGTTACATCAACCCATTCGAATCCATTGCAACTGGTGGCTCCCTAATTGCAGGCATCATATATGGAATATAATTCTGTCAGAGTTAGAcataggttttttttcacccacATACATAgtctttaaattaaaacttacATAGGAGGTTAGACACTTCCAGAATGGCTTCCCTCGatttttttcagattttgaaacCCGAAGCACCATTGTAGCTCCACAATACTGACACCTCTTTGTTTGAGCGGGAGATGAAGACGAAGACATGTTGAATCTTCTCAGTTGTACCTCTTCTCACTCAGATCTTCTCACTGAAACCTCTTCGGACCCATACCTTCTCACTCATAGTTGTCATTCATACCCCTTCACTCATAACCTTAAACTTGtcactcagctctctctcatctctacCCAAATGGagttatatttctttttttgggatcatttggtgggttggtCACGATGTCGACACCTGTACCGTCAGCATTGTGACATCTTTTAGCCCGAAAAGCAATATAAACTACTTCACtaccaaatatattttctgaaTAATGACGGGACACTGCttcaattttatgaatttatttatatttcattaaggCAACTAGTTGGATAAGAATCCGTCATTATTGGTTccattttaataacattactAGGGGTAGTTGGGtgtgggaaaatgaaaaagtatatgATGGGACCTTCTGTCACTAGTCAGTAATTCATCACATTTGTATCAATGAATTTGATAGTGGGATAAACCGAAAAATGGCTATGCAAATAGccatttaattaactttttgaCTGTCTGACTCTGTATGCACCGTTATGacgttttcccttcttttgtcTTAAGTTTTAATTCACTTGGGTTCAGTTTCTTTCAAAATGGTCAACTTGGAAAAACCCCAACTGGAAACACCTTTTCAAAACACTATAAACAGAGGCTAAAACAAAACGTGTACCCCAAATATTATCATTTATCCCCTCTGCCACTCATCAAATCGTTCCATTCCAAAAACTTTTCAATGAATTCGAAACACTTCACTACCgtcggaggaaagagaaggaagcatcTCCATTTCGATATGCCCGAAGCCTTCATCCCGGAGTCCGCTTGGTTTCAAGTGATGTTATACGTGGCAACCGAATCATCGGAAGATCTCTTCCGTATGGCATCTGTGTGCTGATTGTTCCAAACTTTGGCAAACAGTCCACAAGTGTGGAACACCATTTCAATGGCAAAGTACCCAGACCATCCTATCTGGTACCGTGCCAGACCCGCGGTCCAGCATTTCTTGCAACAATGCAGGGCTTGCGATAACCCTGAGTCCATATTTAGAGAAGCATTCGAAGGTTTTTTCACGGACGGTAAGGTGGAAGCGTTGTATGGGATGCGCATTGCAGCCACGGCAGGCCATATGGAAGCGGCATATGTAGTTGGACTACTTGGTATGTCCGGAATTGGTCAGTCAAAAGAGGATGCATTACaattcttgtgttctttgaaTCAACGTAACAACATTGATATGAAAGGAACCAGGGATGCTTTGACAGGAAGAATTCGCCGAGCATTTGTTGCAAGACATATCGTAGATATGTTTGACTACGGGAAGATTAAGTTCAATCGGTGCAGCGCTTGTAACAACAATGAatggtattttgttattcCAGGCTGGCCTAGTGAAGACAAGATCAATCCTGCGTTGTGGACTTGTTGCAATCGATGCAAATGGCACCGTGAGTGTATTTTTTGGTGCAAACTGATGCGTGAGTAAGTTGTGCGAGGGAATCACGTATTTTTGCATTAGTTTTAGTACGAATTTACGGTGTTGATGCATTGTGGACTTGCTTCTCTTCACTTCTAGGTTGGCTGGCTACGTAATACAAATGTTTTGTTTAAATGTTGTTCAAATGTTGGTATTTTGTCATAAaccgttttatatataaatgtataatatttattatatagcgGAATTATTACTTACATCATAGACGGCTAGGAATGACATTTTACTGACACAGATAT
This window encodes:
- the LOC109947018 gene encoding uncharacterized protein LOC109947018; this translates as MAKYPDHPIWYRARPAVQHFLQQCRACDNPESIFREAFEGFFTDGKVEALYGMRIAATAGHMEAAYVVGLLGMSGIGQSKEDALQFLCSLNQRNNIDMKGTRDALTGRIRRAFVARHIVDMFDYGKIKFNRCSACNNNEWYFVIPGWPSEDKINPALWTCCNRCKWHRECIFWCKLMRE